From Chitinophagales bacterium, the proteins below share one genomic window:
- the rplK gene encoding 50S ribosomal protein L11, with protein sequence MAKEIETFIKLQVKGGAANPAPPIGPALGAKGVNIMEFCKRFNAQTQDKPGKTLPVVITVFKDKSFEFIIKQPPVAISLLEASKKDKGSAVPNRNKIGSVNWEQIQKIAEEKMSDLNCFTLHSAMRMVAGTARSMGLTVEGTAPF encoded by the coding sequence ATGGCAAAAGAAATTGAAACATTTATAAAACTTCAGGTAAAGGGCGGTGCGGCAAATCCTGCTCCGCCGATCGGACCGGCACTGGGCGCCAAAGGGGTTAACATCATGGAGTTCTGTAAGCGGTTTAATGCACAGACCCAGGATAAACCCGGCAAAACACTGCCTGTCGTAATTACGGTATTTAAGGATAAGTCCTTTGAATTCATTATCAAACAACCTCCTGTTGCTATTTCCCTTCTCGAGGCATCAAAGAAGGATAAAGGAAGCGCGGTTCCTAACCGGAATAAAATCGGCAGTGTCAACTGGGAACAGATTCAGAAAATTGCTGAAGAAAAAATGAGTGACCTGAATTGCTTCACCCTTCATTCTGCCATGAGGATGGTAGCCGGCACGGCTCGTTCTATGGGATTGACGGTAGAAGGTACAGCACCATTCTGA
- the nusG gene encoding transcription termination/antitermination protein NusG, translating into MSEEKKWYVMRVISGKERKIKEYIENEVSRSGWNEIISQVLVPMEKVYKVKDGKKIIKERTFYPGYVLLEANEIKMNGDMFSAIKNVSGVINFLGGAKPQPLRKTEVNRILGKVDEMAEVGETIIEPFLVGENVKITDGPFNDFIGLIEEVNEEKKKLKVTVKIFGRKTPVELNYAQVEKQ; encoded by the coding sequence ATGTCTGAAGAGAAAAAATGGTATGTGATGCGGGTGATAAGTGGCAAGGAAAGAAAGATCAAAGAGTACATTGAAAACGAAGTAAGCCGGAGCGGCTGGAATGAAATCATCTCACAGGTACTCGTGCCGATGGAGAAGGTTTACAAGGTGAAAGACGGCAAGAAAATTATCAAGGAACGTACCTTTTATCCGGGATATGTATTGCTGGAAGCGAATGAGATAAAGATGAATGGTGACATGTTCTCAGCGATTAAAAATGTCTCCGGCGTAATCAACTTTTTAGGCGGCGCCAAGCCTCAGCCTCTCAGGAAAACTGAAGTGAACCGTATCCTGGGTAAAGTGGATGAGATGGCGGAGGTTGGAGAAACAATCATCGAACCATTCCTCGTAGGGGAAAATGTTAAAATCACTGATGGTCCCTTTAATGACTTTATCGGTTTGATTGAAGAGGTGAATGAGGAGAAGAAAAAGCTTAAGGTTACCGTTAAAATATTCGGCAGAAAGACGCCGGTTGAATTGAATTATGCACAGGTGGAAAAGCAGTAA
- the secE gene encoding preprotein translocase subunit SecE translates to MNQISNFFTETYNELMHKVSWPTWEELQASTIVVTVAAVIVAFIVFVMDKAADLAMSTFYHLF, encoded by the coding sequence ATGAATCAGATTTCAAATTTTTTCACGGAGACGTACAATGAGCTTATGCATAAAGTGTCGTGGCCTACCTGGGAAGAACTGCAGGCCAGCACCATTGTCGTAACGGTAGCTGCAGTGATTGTAGCGTTTATTGTTTTTGTGATGGATAAGGCTGCTGATCTGGCAATGTCAACATTCTACCATTTATTCTAA